The genome window GGGCGACCCGCAAGGTGCTGGCGTGGCGGCTGTCCAATACTTTAGACGCCTCGTTCTGCGTCGATGCGTTGGAAGAAGCGATAGCGCGGTATGGAACACCGGAGATATTCAACACGGACCAGGGCAGCCAGTTCACGTCTGAAGACTTTACGGGCATCCTGATAAATAATGGCATCAAAATCAGCATGGACGGCAAGGGTCGGTGGCGGGACAACGTATTTGTTGAACGGCTGTGGAAGAGCGTGAAATACGAGGAGGTGTACCTGAAGGCCTATGGCTCGATTGCCGAGGCCCGGACGGAACTCGGCAGGTACTTCGAGTTCTACAACCAGAGGCGCCGGCACCAGGGGCTTGACAGGAAGACCCCGGATGAGGTATACAAAGCTACCCTGCCAAAGAGACCGGTAGCGGCATGATAACTGGCAGCTTACCACTTATAAACTGTGAATAACTGTCTAAACAAACCCGGCCACCTCTCAATGACCGGTTCTCTCATTTATGCAGACCTACAGCAAGCCGGAGATTCAGTTTATCTCCAGAGTAAATTGCCGTTCAAGGGAGTGCCCGGTTCGCAGGTCCGTCACTTTCACTTTCAGCAGGTGGCTCCCGGCGGCGTCATGGGGAAGATACCCCGAAATAAGTCCACTGTCAGGATCGATCACCAGGCTGCCGGGCGCGCCCTCCAGCCCGAACGAGAGTTCATCGCCGCTGCGGTAGCGCAGCTGGTAGGGCTTGCCGTTCTCGTCCTGGCTCACCAGGTGGCCGATCGATGCCGAGACCTCCACTTGCGCCCGGTACTGCGAAGAGACGCGGCCGGAGGGAAGTTTTGCGGGGCCGGTGATCAGCGGGTGAGGCATCTCGGCCGCATCCGAGGGCCCGCTTTCCCGGCCCGCGGCATCGATTGCCACCACCCGGTAATAGGGTCTCAGGATATTCCAGGCGTTGCAATAGGTTTGCGCCCCTTCCGTGATATGAAGCAGATTTGCCGGAGCATGCAGGATACCCGCCAGGCCGCCATCGTAAGCGTAGGCTGTATCGCTGGCGGTGAATCCCCGCTCGCTGCTGCCGTAAATCTTGTAGCGCACCGGCTCGCTACCGCCCTCACCCGGTTGCCATTGCAGTCCCCAACTCGGCGCAAATGGATTGGGCATCGCCTTGACTTCAACCGGCACCGCCGGAGATTCGCATTTAAACGAGAAAGATTTCGACCACGGCCCCCACACTCCCTGGGCGCTCCTGGCCCTCACCCGCCAATAATATGACCGGTCAGGGTTGAGCAGTCCGTGGTACGGCAGCGAGAACGACGAGCTCCGCCGGTTGGCCGTCTTGGAGATCAGCTTGTTGAAATTCGGCGACAGCGGCCAGCGCATGTCCTCAAACTCTGAGAGCTGGAACTGGTAGTCGTCGGCATGCTCCACCGGCCGCCACTCGAACGTGAACATCGTCCCATCGGCGGTACCGTTGTCCGGCGGATAAACCGCTCCGGCCGGTCTGGCCGGTACGAGCACGTCAGCGCACTCGCTCCACGAATGCGTGATTTCGACTTCCGCCCCGGCCGGACTCCGATCCGTGTAAATAAAGCTGTTGTCGCCCAGCCTGACTCCTGGCATCGCCAGCCGGGCCATCTGCAGGGTGGCGTCCAGGTAAAACCCTTTCAGGCAGACCAGCGGAGATTCCGCGGTGCTCTCGAGCTCGAACCGCAGCAGCCAGTCGTAGCGCGCCGGATCGCGCATCGGAAAAAACTCGTCCAGGTCGATATACATCCTCACGTACTCGCTGACTGCGCTGGTCCAGATATCTTGCCAGTTTTCGCCATCGTCGAAACTGGCAAGCACGCGGATGTTGTCCAGCCTCGTGTCCCCGCGGCCCATGTCCACCTCGAGCATACCGCCCACCACCGGCCAGGCCGTATGCACGGGCACGGTCACGGAACCGGAATCGGCGGCCAGGTAAAGTCCCGCCCCGAACGGACCGTCCGGGGCAAGCTCCACGCCCCGGGCCTCCACGTACGGCAGGTTGGCCGCGGTGGTCAGGTCGCAGTCATAGGTCCAGCTGCCGTTCATCACGTGGGCGATCAGCCGCCAGCGCTTGTTCCAGAAATAGTGCTCGGTTTCGCTGCCCTGGTAAGCCTTGCCGTGGAAATCCTTGCCGCGCTGCCAGCGCCAACTGACAGCCTCGCCGGGCCTGAGCGTGAAATCCATTCTATGGCTGGTCTTGCCGGGGTGGACCCTGCCGCGCTCGCCCTCCCAAAAGACCAGCGATGCCGAGCTTTCATCGTTCATCCGGCTGTCAGAGTGCAGCGGCCCATAGGTGTGGGTGCGCTTCATCAGGTCGTGGTCAGCGACAATCTGTGCCTCGGAGGCGATAGTCTCGTTGTCTCGCAGCAGGCAGATAATGCTTTCGTCGCTGTCGAGCAGGTGCCAGGCCCCGTCGTAAAAAACCTCGGCGGTGCTGTGCCCGTTGGGATAACCCGCCCGGACCTCGAGTCCCGCGGCGCGCCAGAGGTCGCTCATCACCAGGCTCTCGTTGTAGCACAGGGTGTAACCGTAGCAGTTGTGCAGCTTCACAACGTCGTTGACCTCGTCATCCTCCGTGGTGGCGTGGAACCGGTGGCCGATCTGCCACTCCCACAAGCGGCGCGCCCGCTCTCCATCGCTCATCGAGCTCTCCACGATCGACCAGACCAGCGCATCCAGACTGCGGTAGTCCGGCATGTCCGCCCGTCGCAGCCAGGGGTTGACCACCGCTACGCCGCCCGTGTTGGCGATCCGTACCAAAACGTTGGGTTCCCAGTACTGGTCGTAGGCCCAGTAGCCCACCGGGTCGCGGGTCATCTCACCGTCGATTTTCCCGCCCATCCGGATCGAGTAGACATGCTCCCCGCCGCCGGCGCTTTCAACGTGGTATTCGGGTGGAGAGCCGCAGGTTGTGCGAAGGTCGTCGGCCGCCGGCAGAACGCAGGCGAACAGAAGAGATGCAACGCTCAGAAATGCAGTAAGGCGCATGGTTGCCTCAAAAGGTAAGGGCGGGCAGGCGCGTTTTATGCAGCGCGAAGCAGCACTGGGACCAGCGCCGTGGGTAAAAAGCATAAAACGTGCCTGCCCGCTGTTTCTGGTTTTTGTCTTTCAGGCTATTCCTCAGCGCGCAGACTGGGGTTGTACAGATCGAGGTAAACATTCTCCGGTTCCTCCGGGCAGTTTACCGTGTACTCGCCCGGTCCGTCGAAAGTGAATTTCTTCTCCAGCAGCTCGCCGCCGATCCGATAACCATGGGTCAGCTCCGCGTTTTGGGCAGCTCCTTTGTTGGGCAAACAGTGGGCGTAAACCCAGATCTGGTTCACTCCCGGATTGCCCACGTATTTCAGCCAGATTTTTTCCGCAGCGCTAGCGAGCACAACGTCCTCGTCCATCCCGTAGTGCCAGTGGGCCACCCATTGCGGCACTTTGCTTTTGGCCACGCTTTTCCACGGTCCCTGCGGGCCGGTGGTCGAGTATAGAATTTCGTTGGCGGTTTTACGTGCGTCCTTGCCGGTCAATGTGTTGAAATATCCTCCGGCGGTGAACCACTTAATTGTGCTGCCCGGTTTTGCTGCCACTTCGATCACTGCAACTCCGGTGAGTTTGCGCTGGTCGCGTAAAGGGTCGTAGTCGCCGTCCAGGGCGGCGAGGTAATGTTCGAGCTGCGCCGGGTCGCGCAGGTTGAGCCGGACCTCGCGCACGGTGGTCGGGAACCCGTAGCGGTCGCCCAGGGCGAAGCTCATCCGGTTGTTACCTTCCAGCAGCCGGGTCAGCGCCACTGGAGCCAGTTGCGCCCAGGTGTTGAGCGACAGCTCGGCCAGCCCGCTGGATTCTCCGGTGAATTCGAATCGGATCAGGTAGCCGTAAGTGTGGAGTACTTGCTGGCTGAAATCGATAAAGTCCGTGCGGCCGAAATCGGTCCCGCCGATATTGCGCCAGGAGTGGCCGTTATCGGTGGAGACCGAGACGCTCACGTTGCCCAGCGAACGGTAGTAGACCGTGGCGGCCGCATCGATCTGCTCCTTGTGCATCAGGTCGTGGACCCGGCCGGCGATAAGATACGGTGTATGCACCTCGAACACCGCGTAGCCGCCGTCAGGGTCACTGACCATTCCATTGGCGTTCTGGCTGAGTCCGGAACACTCGTACACTCCGCGCTCGAAATCGCCCCAGCTCTCAGCCAGTTGTGGGTTGTAGCTGAACAGGGCGTTGCCGTGGGTCCACCTGGACCAGGTATCGTGCTTACTTTTCAAGCCCCGCGGCTCCTGGTTGAACTTACGGATCAGGAAGCTGTAGTTGAACCCGCCGCGGTTGGGCCAGGGGTGGAACCAGCGTCCGCCCTGCGGCTGCCACCAGCGGGTCAGGCGTTCGCCGGGACGGAGCGCGAAATCCATCGTGTGGCCGTTTTTGTACCAGTGGTACATCGGCGTCAGCTTGCAGGCGGCGAAACTCTCGAACATCGCCGCCTTGTCGTCCAACGGATAGAACGGCTCGATCTCGCGGGTCGGGTTGGTCCAGAGTTCCTTGTTGGTCATGGCGTCGCGGATATTCGCCACTGTTCCGTCCGGCCGGTAGAGCATCCCGCGCAGGTCCACGTCGAAATAGTGCCAGTCATCGTCGTACCAGACCTCGGTGACGCAGTGATGGTTGGCGTCCATGTTGTGGATCCGGCTGTCGCTGAACCCCGCCGCCGCCAGGACGCCGTCCAGCGTGGGACTCAGCAGGCCGCAATAACCGTGGCCGTGGACGTTGAGTACTTTGACCACGTCACGCTCGTCGTAGAACGGAAACGCAGGTCCGGGATCGGGGTCCTCGTAGATTCCCTGCACCGGGAAAAGTCCGGTTGTCTTGTCGGTCAGGAATTTCCACAGCGCCACGGCTTTTTCCTGGGGCGGAAGGTGACGCCACTGGCTGAACTGGACAAACCGGCCCAACTCGGTGTAGTCGGGCAGGCGGTCGTTGGTGATCCTGGGTGTGTGGACCTGGGCGCCAACGAAAGATACGGCAAGCAGAACCACGGCGATGGAGCTAGTCAGTCCGCGAAAAATCATCCGGAGCCTCCGAAATTGGAATCTGCGGCAATGGAAATTTTTGTGGTCGGTTGAATTTACCTATTAATATAAATGAGGCAACCATTGAACCATTTTATGAGAGACAGAACTTGAAAACCCCGTTTTGTAAACGGGGATGAAAAGTTCTCCTGCCGAAGGCAGGATTAGGGTGCTATAATTACTGCATGAGACCGAAGAGAACAAGTCATGCGATATACGATACCAAGTATCATTTGGTTTGGGCACCTAAGTATCGGAAGTTGATATTGCGCGGTGATCTTAAAGACCGGGTAGAGAGTATATTTGAGGAGATATCGCGTAATCATGATTTTGAAATAGATACGATGGAGATAGCAGAAGAGCATGTACACATATTTTTGTCGTTTCCACCGAGGTATAGTATATCCAGGGTAGTAGGAATGTTGAAGAGTATAAGTGCAAGTATAATATTTCGGGAGCATCCAGAAGTCAAAAGAGAGCTTTGGGGAGGAGAGTTTTGGGAGGATGGATATTTTGTCCGCACGGTAGGAGACAAGGTAACGGCGGATGTGATTCGGAATTATATAAAATATCACCAAGAACAAGAGAAAACTCCGGAGCAGTTAGAATTGTTTTAAGATGCCCCGCCTTGTAGGCGGGGTAATTCACTATCGGTAGTAAGCATTAATGCGGAAAGTACGTGAAACAGATCGCTGTAAATATACCGGTCAGCGGCGGGTTTGTACAGCTATTGTCCCACGGGTACGTCTGCCATGTTTATTGCCTGAGGCCTGCCGCGGGTTTATTTTTTTCTCTCCCGGTAAAACAGGAGCGGCCGGAAAATGATCTGTTCAAGGAG of Candidatus Glassbacteria bacterium contains these proteins:
- the tnpA gene encoding IS200/IS605 family transposase, translating into MRPKRTSHAIYDTKYHLVWAPKYRKLILRGDLKDRVESIFEEISRNHDFEIDTMEIAEEHVHIFLSFPPRYSISRVVGMLKSISASIIFREHPEVKRELWGGEFWEDGYFVRTVGDKVTADVIRNYIKYHQEQEKTPEQLELF
- a CDS encoding cadherin repeat domain-containing protein, giving the protein MRLTAFLSVASLLFACVLPAADDLRTTCGSPPEYHVESAGGGEHVYSIRMGGKIDGEMTRDPVGYWAYDQYWEPNVLVRIANTGGVAVVNPWLRRADMPDYRSLDALVWSIVESSMSDGERARRLWEWQIGHRFHATTEDDEVNDVVKLHNCYGYTLCYNESLVMSDLWRAAGLEVRAGYPNGHSTAEVFYDGAWHLLDSDESIICLLRDNETIASEAQIVADHDLMKRTHTYGPLHSDSRMNDESSASLVFWEGERGRVHPGKTSHRMDFTLRPGEAVSWRWQRGKDFHGKAYQGSETEHYFWNKRWRLIAHVMNGSWTYDCDLTTAANLPYVEARGVELAPDGPFGAGLYLAADSGSVTVPVHTAWPVVGGMLEVDMGRGDTRLDNIRVLASFDDGENWQDIWTSAVSEYVRMYIDLDEFFPMRDPARYDWLLRFELESTAESPLVCLKGFYLDATLQMARLAMPGVRLGDNSFIYTDRSPAGAEVEITHSWSECADVLVPARPAGAVYPPDNGTADGTMFTFEWRPVEHADDYQFQLSEFEDMRWPLSPNFNKLISKTANRRSSSFSLPYHGLLNPDRSYYWRVRARSAQGVWGPWSKSFSFKCESPAVPVEVKAMPNPFAPSWGLQWQPGEGGSEPVRYKIYGSSERGFTASDTAYAYDGGLAGILHAPANLLHITEGAQTYCNAWNILRPYYRVVAIDAAGRESGPSDAAEMPHPLITGPAKLPSGRVSSQYRAQVEVSASIGHLVSQDENGKPYQLRYRSGDELSFGLEGAPGSLVIDPDSGLISGYLPHDAAGSHLLKVKVTDLRTGHSLERQFTLEIN
- a CDS encoding DDE-type integrase/transposase/recombinase, which codes for ATRKVLAWRLSNTLDASFCVDALEEAIARYGTPEIFNTDQGSQFTSEDFTGILINNGIKISMDGKGRWRDNVFVERLWKSVKYEEVYLKAYGSIAEARTELGRYFEFYNQRRRHQGLDRKTPDEVYKATLPKRPVAA